The following are encoded together in the Bacillus sp. NP157 genome:
- a CDS encoding mannose-1-phosphate guanylyltransferase/mannose-6-phosphate isomerase, translated as MLIPLILSGGSGTRLWPISRRNLPKQFLSLAGSDTLFQQTARRAMALPDAAAPIVVAADDHRFLAAEQLQELGIEGTEILLEPVARNTAPAIAVGALQAVKRDPDAIVLVLPADHLIGDTERFSQAVAQALPAASAGSLVTFGIRPDRPETGFGYIRRGDVLDASTFKVAEFVEKPARAVAQRYLDSGQYDWNSGMFLFRADRYLSELGQHAPAMLDAARAALDKANSDLDFIRLDADAFAAAPNDSIDYAVMEKTALAAVVPVACGWSDIGSWDALWLAAEKDSHGNHLEGDVIAIDTRGSLVRSHDRHLVATIGLEDVVVVTTPDATLVARRDRSQDVKKIVDQLKAAGRTEHDLHRVVRRPWGMYDSLESGDRFQVKRIVVKPGAALSLQMHHHRAEHWIVVKGVAEVTCDDRVFLLAENQSTYLPLGSRHRLRNPGKVPVELIEVQSGSYLGEDDIVRYDDVYGRT; from the coding sequence ATGCTGATTCCCCTGATCCTCAGTGGTGGCAGTGGCACCCGGCTTTGGCCGATATCGCGCCGCAACCTGCCCAAGCAGTTCCTCTCGCTCGCTGGCAGCGACACGCTGTTCCAGCAAACCGCGCGTCGCGCGATGGCCTTGCCCGATGCCGCAGCGCCTATCGTCGTGGCCGCCGATGACCACCGCTTCCTCGCCGCCGAGCAGTTGCAGGAACTGGGGATCGAAGGCACCGAGATCCTGCTTGAGCCCGTGGCACGCAACACGGCGCCCGCCATCGCGGTCGGCGCCTTGCAAGCGGTCAAGCGTGACCCGGACGCCATCGTGCTGGTGCTCCCGGCGGATCACCTCATCGGCGACACCGAGCGCTTTTCCCAGGCCGTGGCGCAAGCGCTCCCCGCCGCCAGCGCGGGCTCCCTCGTGACGTTCGGTATTCGCCCCGATCGTCCGGAAACCGGCTTCGGCTACATCCGGCGCGGCGACGTCCTCGATGCATCGACATTCAAGGTGGCCGAGTTCGTCGAAAAGCCTGCACGGGCCGTGGCGCAACGCTATCTGGACAGCGGGCAGTACGACTGGAACTCCGGCATGTTCCTGTTCCGGGCCGATCGATACCTTTCCGAACTTGGCCAGCACGCCCCAGCCATGCTCGATGCCGCGCGTGCCGCGCTAGACAAGGCCAACTCCGACCTCGATTTCATCAGGCTCGACGCCGACGCCTTCGCCGCTGCCCCAAACGATTCGATCGATTACGCCGTGATGGAGAAAACGGCCCTCGCCGCCGTGGTGCCTGTGGCGTGCGGATGGTCTGACATCGGCTCCTGGGATGCCCTCTGGCTCGCCGCCGAAAAGGACAGCCATGGCAATCATCTCGAAGGTGACGTGATCGCCATCGATACGCGGGGCTCGCTGGTCCGTTCGCACGACCGCCATCTCGTGGCCACCATCGGGCTTGAAGACGTCGTCGTGGTCACCACGCCCGATGCCACGCTGGTTGCACGACGCGATCGCTCGCAGGATGTGAAGAAGATCGTCGACCAACTGAAGGCCGCGGGCCGTACCGAGCATGACCTCCACCGCGTGGTACGTCGCCCATGGGGCATGTACGACTCGCTGGAATCGGGCGACCGCTTCCAGGTGAAGCGCATCGTGGTCAAGCCGGGCGCTGCGCTTAGCTTGCAGATGCACCACCACCGTGCCGAACACTGGATCGTGGTAAAGGGCGTGGCGGAAGTCACCTGCGACGACCGTGTCTTCCTGCTGGCCGAAAACCAGAGTACTTACCTGCCATTGGGAAGCCGGCATCGCCTGCGTAACCCGGGCAAAGTGCCGGTGGAGCTCATCGAGGTACAGTCGGGAAGCTATCTCGGCGAGGATGATATCGTGCGGTACGACGACGTATACGGTCGCACCTGA
- a CDS encoding acyltransferase, whose translation MRNPWLDVCRATAIGLVMLSHGRFFVLPLAPSLNWLKFGGFLGVELFFVLSGFLIGGIMLRELGRAPDAASWVPRFWARRWLRTLPNYLLFLAINAVLYRALRSDWPPSGWSYITFTQNILHAPRLFFVESWSLAVEEAFYLITPVLVVLACALGASRRTAVYVGATAIILFSVAFRWYAAARWNLSFNDIRGGVAFRLDAIMIGVLVAVQADKAPAPTWLRRLAPWIAIFFVGAAIAAAVPDSWLDQGLAARLALFPLTSIGCAGVIMWRFTSPVREPVASVANAMAKVSYSAYLTNLPVLSLLHLAFPQPTALGCVALWFAYVAGTFATATVFYRLVEKPILAWRDRRIGMDASPLPRPVQSST comes from the coding sequence ATGCGTAATCCGTGGCTGGATGTTTGCCGCGCGACGGCGATCGGCCTGGTCATGCTTTCGCATGGCAGGTTCTTCGTCCTTCCGCTCGCGCCGAGCCTGAACTGGCTGAAGTTCGGCGGGTTCCTCGGTGTGGAACTGTTTTTCGTCCTTTCCGGCTTCCTCATCGGCGGCATCATGCTGCGCGAGCTTGGCCGCGCACCCGATGCCGCCAGTTGGGTACCGCGATTCTGGGCACGCCGGTGGCTGCGCACTCTTCCGAACTACCTTCTTTTCCTGGCGATCAACGCCGTGCTCTACCGGGCACTGCGTAGCGACTGGCCGCCCTCGGGATGGTCATACATCACATTCACGCAAAACATCCTGCATGCGCCAAGGCTGTTTTTTGTCGAGTCATGGTCGCTGGCCGTCGAAGAAGCGTTTTACCTGATCACGCCGGTCCTTGTCGTTCTCGCCTGCGCGCTGGGCGCATCGCGACGCACGGCCGTCTACGTAGGCGCCACGGCCATCATCCTGTTTTCGGTAGCCTTCCGCTGGTATGCGGCGGCACGCTGGAACCTGTCGTTCAACGACATTCGTGGGGGCGTAGCGTTCCGACTCGATGCCATCATGATCGGCGTGCTAGTGGCCGTGCAGGCCGACAAGGCCCCCGCACCCACATGGCTGCGCCGGCTCGCGCCATGGATCGCGATTTTCTTCGTGGGTGCTGCCATCGCCGCCGCCGTACCGGACAGCTGGCTTGACCAGGGCCTGGCTGCGCGCCTCGCCTTGTTTCCCCTGACGTCGATCGGATGTGCCGGTGTCATCATGTGGCGGTTCACGAGCCCGGTTCGCGAGCCCGTCGCTTCCGTCGCGAATGCCATGGCGAAGGTGTCTTATTCCGCTTACCTCACCAACCTACCTGTCCTTTCTTTGCTCCATTTAGCTTTTCCACAGCCCACGGCCCTCGGCTGCGTCGCGCTCTGGTTCGCCTACGTTGCGGGGACGTTTGCAACGGCGACGGTATTTTATCGACTCGTCGAGAAGCCCATTCTCGCGTGGCGCGACAGGCGCATTGGCATGGACGCTTCACCGCTGCCGCGGCCAGTCCAGTCCTCGACATAG
- a CDS encoding GtrA family protein: protein MKRQVLQFAAAGVLGFLVDTGVLYGMLWLGLGYFLGRAISFLCAVFATWQVNRRFAFVDGRRRSAWQEWWHYLAAMAVGGVVNYAAYSAVVLLAPHARMTPLLAVAAGSAAGMVVNFASAKLWVFRPSGRRE from the coding sequence ATGAAACGCCAGGTTCTCCAGTTTGCCGCGGCAGGAGTCCTGGGCTTCCTCGTGGACACCGGCGTGCTTTACGGCATGCTCTGGCTAGGGCTTGGCTACTTTCTCGGCCGCGCCATTTCTTTCCTGTGCGCGGTTTTCGCCACATGGCAAGTGAATCGACGCTTCGCTTTCGTCGACGGCCGGCGTCGCTCGGCCTGGCAGGAATGGTGGCACTACCTGGCGGCGATGGCTGTCGGGGGAGTGGTGAATTACGCGGCGTACAGTGCGGTCGTCCTGCTCGCGCCGCATGCGCGCATGACGCCACTGCTTGCAGTGGCGGCGGGTTCGGCGGCTGGCATGGTCGTCAACTTCGCCAGTGCGAAGCTCTGGGTATTCCGTCCGAGCGGCCGTCGAGAGTAG
- a CDS encoding phosphomannomutase CpsG (capsular polysaccharide biosynthesis protein; catalyzes the formation of D-mannose 6-phosphate from alpha-D-mannose 1-phosphate): protein MARMKCFKAYDIRGRVPDELNEDIAYRLGRAFARTVGEGPVVVGHDIRRDSPAFAEAIIRGLNDEGRDAIDIGLGGTEEVYFQTFHRGVAGGIMVTASHNPIDYNGMKLVREGSRPISGDTGLRDIERMVEENAFGEPAAVRGGVVRDHDKSAYIAHLLGYIDPTAIRPLKVVVNAGNGGAGAVVDLLAQHLPIDFVRINHEPDGLFPNGIPNPLLPGNRAATADAVRAHAADFGIAWDGDFDRCFLFDAQGDFIEGYYIVGLLAAQLLEKHPGAKVIHDPRLTWNTIEMVKAAGGVPIESKTGHAFIKERMRAEDAIYGGEMSAHHYFRDFAYCDSGMIPWLLIAERISKTGVGLADMLAERMAAYPCSGEINFVVDDAPATVARVLAFYVAQDPSLDYVDGVSADFGSWRFNLRSSNTEPLLRLNVETRADRELMTRRTAELSALVQAVPAA, encoded by the coding sequence ATCGCCCGCATGAAGTGTTTCAAGGCCTATGACATCCGCGGCCGCGTTCCCGACGAACTCAACGAGGACATCGCCTACCGGCTGGGCCGCGCATTCGCCCGCACCGTCGGCGAGGGCCCCGTGGTCGTGGGCCATGACATCCGCCGGGACAGCCCCGCATTCGCCGAGGCGATCATCCGTGGCCTGAACGACGAAGGCCGCGATGCCATCGACATCGGCCTGGGTGGCACCGAAGAGGTGTATTTCCAGACGTTCCACCGTGGCGTCGCCGGCGGCATCATGGTTACCGCCAGCCACAACCCGATCGACTACAACGGCATGAAGCTGGTCCGCGAAGGATCGCGGCCGATCAGTGGCGATACCGGCCTGCGCGATATCGAGCGGATGGTTGAGGAAAACGCTTTCGGTGAACCCGCGGCCGTGCGCGGCGGCGTCGTGCGCGATCACGACAAGTCGGCGTACATCGCGCACCTGCTGGGATACATCGACCCGACCGCCATCCGTCCATTGAAGGTCGTGGTTAACGCAGGCAATGGCGGTGCCGGCGCCGTGGTCGACCTGCTGGCGCAGCACCTGCCCATCGACTTCGTCCGGATCAACCACGAGCCGGATGGCCTGTTCCCGAACGGCATCCCGAATCCACTGCTTCCAGGCAACCGTGCCGCGACGGCAGATGCCGTGCGCGCCCACGCTGCCGACTTCGGCATCGCGTGGGACGGTGATTTCGACCGCTGTTTCCTTTTCGATGCACAGGGCGACTTCATCGAGGGCTACTACATCGTCGGCCTGCTTGCGGCGCAACTGCTCGAGAAGCATCCGGGCGCGAAGGTCATCCATGACCCGCGGTTGACCTGGAACACCATCGAGATGGTGAAGGCGGCGGGTGGCGTCCCGATCGAAAGCAAGACCGGACACGCGTTCATCAAGGAACGCATGCGGGCCGAGGATGCGATCTACGGCGGGGAGATGAGCGCGCACCATTACTTCCGCGATTTCGCCTACTGCGACTCGGGGATGATTCCGTGGCTGCTGATCGCCGAACGGATCTCGAAGACGGGCGTGGGCCTGGCAGATATGCTGGCGGAGCGGATGGCGGCGTATCCGTGCAGCGGGGAAATCAATTTCGTGGTGGACGACGCACCGGCGACCGTGGCGCGCGTGCTGGCGTTCTATGTGGCGCAGGATCCGTCGCTCGACTACGTAGACGGCGTGAGCGCGGATTTCGGTTCGTGGCGCTTCAACCTTCGCTCATCGAACACCGAGCCTCTGCTCCGCCTCAACGTCGAGACGCGCGCGGACCGCGAGCTCATGACACGGCGCACGGCTGAACTGTCCGCCCTGGTCCAGGCCGTTCCGGCAGCATGA